In Halobaculum sp. XH14, a single genomic region encodes these proteins:
- a CDS encoding MBL fold metallo-hydrolase encodes MIENLAAGVQAFTSNAFLVAGEPGADSPPRNDANDANDAGRRVLVDAGSNFDVVARIGEHVEDLDAVVLTHTHPDHVGNLAAVRDAFDVETWGFDASLDQVDNELPDGGTVTMGTAEYEVLHTPGHKDDHLCLYAPEAGVLFAGDLIFQNGGFGRTDLAEGDRDALIRSIDRVRERLDGDLREMHVGHGPSVLDAPGEHVELAVRSARMG; translated from the coding sequence ATGATCGAGAACCTCGCTGCCGGCGTGCAGGCGTTCACCAGCAACGCGTTCCTCGTCGCCGGCGAACCCGGCGCCGACTCCCCGCCGCGAAACGACGCCAACGACGCCAACGACGCGGGCCGGCGCGTCCTCGTCGACGCCGGCTCGAACTTCGACGTCGTCGCCCGCATCGGCGAGCACGTCGAGGACCTCGACGCCGTCGTCTTGACCCACACGCACCCCGACCACGTCGGGAACCTCGCGGCCGTCCGCGACGCGTTCGACGTGGAGACGTGGGGGTTCGACGCGTCGCTCGACCAGGTCGACAACGAACTCCCCGACGGCGGCACCGTGACGATGGGAACCGCCGAGTACGAGGTGCTCCACACGCCCGGGCACAAGGACGACCACCTCTGCCTGTACGCGCCCGAGGCCGGGGTGCTGTTCGCGGGCGACCTGATCTTTCAGAACGGCGGCTTCGGTCGGACCGACCTCGCCGAGGGCGACCGCGACGCGCTGATCCGTAGCATCGACCGGGTGCGAGAGCGCCTCGACGGGGACCTCCGCGAGATGCACGTCGGTCACGGGCCGAGCGTGCTCGACGCGCCGGGCGAACACGTCGAACTCGCCGTGCGGTCGGCGAGGATGGGTTGA
- a CDS encoding DUF7522 family protein: MDEPKDELRGRLREFGGEALRDAWLFDQETHEPLYVRDDVERRVADVDVAEYLDNERYGYITRRTFEELHYTGYNYTVRAFDAFTQFRTFERVGDGHVGVLASFDPDGNYDFDGLAARIADLTGAVDRFDLAGPGE, encoded by the coding sequence ATGGACGAGCCGAAGGATGAACTCCGGGGGAGACTCCGGGAGTTCGGCGGCGAGGCGCTCCGTGACGCCTGGCTGTTCGACCAGGAGACCCACGAACCGCTGTACGTGCGGGACGACGTGGAGCGGCGCGTGGCCGACGTCGACGTCGCGGAGTATCTGGACAACGAACGCTACGGCTACATCACCCGCCGGACGTTCGAGGAACTCCACTACACTGGCTACAATTACACCGTCCGCGCGTTCGACGCCTTCACCCAGTTCCGGACGTTCGAGCGGGTCGGCGACGGCCACGTGGGCGTGCTCGCCAGCTTCGACCCGGACGGAAACTACGACTTCGACGGGCTCGCAGCCCGCATCGCGGACCTGACGGGGGCGGTGGATCGGTTCGACCTCGCCGGTCCCGGCGAGTAA
- a CDS encoding dihydrofolate reductase: MELVIIAAVADNGVIGADGDIPWHHPEDLRHFKETTIGSPVIMGRRTYESIARDLGGPLPGRTNVVLSRSNPDLPDDVLVAESPDEAVEAAEATGADVAYVAGGGAVYEAFLDRADRMVLTELDEAHEGDTTFPAWDETRWRERRRDRGDGVAFVRYERVEG, from the coding sequence ATGGAGCTGGTCATCATCGCCGCGGTCGCCGACAACGGCGTCATCGGCGCCGACGGCGACATCCCGTGGCACCATCCCGAAGACCTCCGCCACTTCAAGGAGACGACGATTGGCTCGCCGGTCATCATGGGCAGGCGTACCTACGAGTCGATCGCGCGTGATCTGGGCGGCCCGCTCCCGGGTCGCACGAACGTCGTGCTCTCGCGCTCGAACCCCGATCTCCCCGACGACGTCTTGGTGGCCGAATCGCCCGACGAGGCCGTCGAGGCCGCCGAAGCGACCGGCGCGGACGTGGCGTACGTCGCCGGCGGCGGCGCGGTGTACGAGGCGTTCCTCGACCGCGCGGACCGGATGGTGCTCACCGAACTCGACGAGGCCCACGAGGGCGACACGACGTTCCCGGCGTGGGACGAGACGCGGTGGCGGGAGCGACGCCGCGACCGGGGTGACGGGGTCGCGTTCGTCCGGTACGAACGGGTTGAGGGATAG
- a CDS encoding helix-turn-helix domain-containing protein: protein MSIIADFSVPAEQFALGRTLNAAPDATAEFERVVTRSREWVTPCLWVSGGDVDAFRAEVDDDPTVRSATVSDEFESVVLYRVRWAEAVERLVTEVFERSGTLVAVAGNRNGWRIKLRVHDRSELSALKSRFDDGDLTFSLERLYSPTDPRHPEFTLTGVQRETLVAALERGYFDIPRRATASELAADLGVSTNAVSERLRRGVSNLLRNTLTARESLDRHAERRRRD, encoded by the coding sequence ATGAGCATCATCGCGGATTTCTCGGTGCCGGCCGAGCAGTTCGCGCTCGGCCGGACACTGAACGCCGCGCCGGACGCGACCGCCGAGTTCGAACGGGTCGTCACCCGCAGCCGGGAGTGGGTCACGCCGTGTCTCTGGGTGAGCGGCGGGGACGTCGACGCGTTCCGGGCGGAGGTCGACGACGACCCGACGGTCCGGTCCGCGACGGTGAGCGACGAGTTCGAGTCGGTCGTCCTCTACCGGGTCAGGTGGGCGGAGGCGGTCGAACGACTCGTCACTGAGGTCTTCGAGCGGTCGGGGACGCTGGTCGCGGTCGCCGGGAACCGGAACGGGTGGAGGATCAAACTGCGGGTTCACGACCGGTCGGAGCTGTCGGCGCTCAAGTCGCGGTTCGACGACGGCGACCTGACGTTCTCGCTGGAGCGGCTCTACAGTCCGACCGATCCGCGCCACCCCGAGTTCACGCTGACCGGTGTGCAACGGGAGACGCTCGTTGCCGCCCTGGAGCGGGGCTACTTCGACATCCCGCGGCGGGCGACCGCGTCCGAACTCGCCGCCGACCTCGGCGTCTCGACGAACGCCGTCTCGGAGCGACTCCGCCGGGGCGTCTCGAACCTCCTCAGGAACACGCTCACCGCCCGGGAGTCGCTGGACCGGCACGCGGAGCGGCGACGCCGCGACTGA
- a CDS encoding ATPase codes for MRLLVAGGDRVDAGKTTFVVGLAARLVGDAEATAPPAAGDDVAAFKPRAGNDVWFDHDDVRAATADGRLYGKDVRRLTAVAGGVPEEHNPVHRLWRPTPGRTGMLGDPNRTFLLDRVTTPDGTAWVRNANVDRSDLPASVRQKLPVADARAVESVAAFNETMRELHLSALERVADRIDGTDAALVESYADIADPLPDADVGYDAVAVVDPGRARVFDGPRWEAARRTAAGSDAEGQLEERVERVAGLVEPVSTHSLPALTGEERADPARIAEANGEAYESLLSHARD; via the coding sequence ATGAGGCTGCTCGTCGCAGGGGGCGACCGCGTCGACGCGGGCAAGACGACGTTCGTGGTCGGGCTCGCAGCCCGCCTCGTCGGCGACGCCGAGGCCACCGCACCTCCGGCCGCCGGCGACGACGTCGCCGCGTTCAAACCCCGCGCCGGCAACGACGTCTGGTTCGACCACGACGACGTTCGGGCGGCGACGGCCGACGGTCGCCTCTACGGCAAGGACGTCCGCCGACTCACCGCCGTCGCCGGCGGCGTCCCCGAGGAGCACAATCCGGTCCACCGACTCTGGCGACCGACGCCCGGCCGGACCGGCATGCTCGGCGACCCGAACCGCACGTTCCTGCTGGACCGCGTCACGACGCCCGACGGCACGGCGTGGGTCCGGAACGCGAACGTGGACCGATCGGACCTCCCGGCAAGCGTCCGCCAGAAGCTGCCGGTGGCCGACGCGCGGGCGGTCGAGTCGGTCGCGGCGTTCAACGAGACGATGCGCGAGCTGCACCTCTCGGCGCTCGAACGGGTCGCCGACCGCATCGACGGAACGGACGCGGCGCTCGTGGAGTCGTACGCCGACATCGCCGACCCGCTCCCCGACGCCGACGTCGGGTACGACGCGGTCGCGGTCGTCGACCCCGGCCGGGCGCGAGTGTTCGACGGCCCGCGCTGGGAGGCCGCACGCCGGACGGCCGCCGGGAGCGACGCCGAGGGCCAACTGGAGGAGCGCGTCGAGCGCGTCGCCGGGCTGGTCGAACCGGTCTCCACCCACTCGCTCCCGGCGCTCACGGGCGAGGAACGCGCCGATCCCGCCCGGATCGCGGAGGCGAACGGCGAGGCGTACGAGTCGCTCCTCTCGCACGCGAGGGACTGA
- the thyA gene encoding thymidylate synthase, producing MQQYLDLVERVLRTGTHKPNRTGVDTVSSFAEQYEVDLSAGFPLLTTKDLSGFRWNSLIHEFCWYLSGEEHIRELREETGIWDAWADEEGHLDTAYGRFWRRYPIPEEGLPGETWADEGHRWVNEDERTFDQIRYVLDTLRENPNSRRIVVDAWHPANATVSTLPPCHYTFVFNVQGDRLNLQLTQRSGDIALGVPFNVAAYSMLLIAVAQRTGFEPGTFAHTVTDAHVYCGSGDRGAWYGDRGDELADRLADVSDRREYRDVADWVERRAPPEAEGERDQDHVPGLLRQLSREPRERPRIEIADVPLDELTAEDVRLREYDPADGIRFAVAE from the coding sequence ATGCAACAGTACCTCGACCTCGTCGAGCGCGTCCTCCGGACCGGGACGCACAAGCCCAACCGCACGGGCGTCGACACGGTCTCCTCGTTCGCCGAGCAGTACGAGGTGGACCTGTCCGCGGGGTTCCCGCTGCTGACGACGAAGGACCTCTCGGGGTTCCGCTGGAACTCGCTGATCCACGAGTTCTGCTGGTACCTCTCGGGCGAGGAACACATCCGCGAACTCCGCGAGGAGACGGGCATCTGGGACGCCTGGGCCGACGAGGAGGGCCACCTCGACACCGCCTACGGGCGCTTCTGGCGTCGCTACCCCATCCCGGAGGAGGGCCTGCCGGGCGAGACCTGGGCCGACGAGGGCCACCGCTGGGTGAACGAGGACGAGCGGACGTTCGACCAGATCCGGTACGTCCTCGACACGCTGCGCGAGAACCCCAACTCCCGCCGCATCGTCGTCGACGCCTGGCACCCCGCGAACGCGACCGTCTCGACGCTCCCGCCGTGTCACTACACGTTCGTCTTCAACGTGCAGGGCGACCGCCTCAACCTCCAGTTGACCCAGCGCTCGGGCGACATCGCGCTCGGCGTGCCGTTCAACGTCGCGGCCTATTCGATGCTCCTGATCGCCGTCGCCCAGCGCACCGGCTTCGAGCCCGGCACGTTCGCCCACACAGTCACCGACGCCCACGTCTACTGCGGGAGCGGCGACAGGGGGGCGTGGTACGGCGACCGCGGCGACGAACTCGCGGACCGACTGGCCGACGTGAGCGACCGGCGGGAGTACCGCGACGTCGCCGACTGGGTGGAGCGGCGGGCGCCGCCGGAGGCCGAGGGCGAGCGGGATCAGGACCACGTGCCGGGTCTGCTCCGCCAGCTCTCGCGAGAGCCCCGCGAGCGCCCACGGATCGAGATCGCCGACGTGCCCCTCGACGAGTTGACGGCCGAGGACGTCCGGCTCCGCGAGTACGACCCGGCCGACGGGATCCGGTTCGCGGTCGCCGAGTGA
- a CDS encoding DUF5827 family protein — protein sequence MPIPKTEFPALHPCDFYTPEELLDPERMYTVYEIARLLQGLDPDATIDEGTEEILLDWTIPWIMRNAAELVVAEPRTDDEPGYYGLKEPGDLDRESDEDADGPPARGE from the coding sequence GTGCCCATCCCGAAAACCGAGTTCCCGGCGCTGCACCCGTGTGACTTCTACACGCCGGAGGAGCTCCTCGACCCCGAGCGGATGTACACCGTCTACGAGATCGCCCGGCTGCTCCAGGGACTCGACCCGGACGCGACCATCGACGAAGGGACCGAGGAGATCCTCCTCGACTGGACCATCCCGTGGATCATGCGCAACGCGGCGGAGCTGGTCGTCGCGGAACCGCGCACCGACGACGAACCGGGCTACTACGGCCTGAAAGAGCCCGGCGACCTCGACCGCGAGTCGGACGAGGACGCCGACGGGCCCCCCGCCCGCGGGGAATGA
- the sod gene encoding superoxide dismutase yields the protein MSEYELDPLPYEYDALEPHISEQVLTWHHDTHHQGYVNGWNAAEETLAENRKSGEFGSSPGAIRNVTHNSSGHILHDLFWQNMSPEGGDEPSGALADRIAEDFGSYEAWKGEFEAAAGNASGWALLVYDTFSNQLRNVVVDKHDQGAIWGGHPILALDVWEHSYYYDYGPARGDFVDAFFEVVDWEEPAARYDQATQLFE from the coding sequence ATGAGTGAGTACGAACTCGATCCGTTACCGTACGAGTACGACGCGCTGGAACCGCACATCAGCGAGCAGGTGCTGACGTGGCACCACGACACGCACCATCAGGGGTACGTCAACGGCTGGAACGCGGCGGAAGAAACCCTTGCAGAGAACCGTAAATCCGGAGAGTTCGGGTCGTCGCCGGGAGCGATCCGGAACGTGACGCACAACTCGTCGGGGCACATCCTGCACGACCTGTTCTGGCAGAACATGAGCCCGGAGGGCGGCGACGAGCCGTCGGGTGCGCTCGCCGACCGGATCGCCGAGGACTTCGGTTCCTACGAGGCGTGGAAGGGCGAGTTCGAGGCCGCCGCGGGCAACGCCTCGGGCTGGGCGCTGCTCGTCTACGACACGTTCTCGAACCAACTGCGCAACGTCGTGGTGGACAAGCACGATCAGGGCGCGATCTGGGGCGGTCACCCCATCCTCGCGCTCGACGTGTGGGAACACTCCTACTACTACGACTACGGCCCCGCCCGCGGCGACTTCGTCGACGCGTTCTTCGAAGTCGTCGACTGGGAGGAACCCGCAGCCCGCTACGACCAGGCCACCCAACTGTTCGAGTAA